The DNA window CGACTGAGTCTTCGCGGATGTCAAGGCAGCGGACACGGACGCGGGACTTGTCCACAGCGATGTCAGCTTCTTCGCCAACGACCATCGTGCGGCCGCTGATGAGGGCGAAGCGTTTCGCTTCGGTGCCGGAGATGCCTTGCAGGACCAGGCTCACAACCGGGGCTGCAGGAGTCTTGCCGGTGGCCGCCTTGGCCACCAGCCGGCTCGAATTTGGGAAGAAGGGATCGCGGCCGTCGGCGACCGTGGTGGGGATGGAGAATTCGGACTTGGGAATCTCAATCACCGAATTGGTCGCGGCGGGTTGCGGTTTCGCTTTGGCCGGTGCGTTCGTCGCGGTGGCGGCTTTGGCCGTCACCATGAGGACCGATGAAAGCGCCAGGCCGGCCAGCAATGAGTAGCGGAATTGTGGGAGTGTTTTCATCGACGGGCCTCAGGACTGATTCGGTTTTACCAGGAAGACGATGTCCATTTTAAACGTGAGCTTTTCCGGCTCGCTCGCCGCCTGGCCGGTGTTCGGAGTCACGTCCAGGTTGATGATGCGCGCGAATTGGAACTGATTTTCAAAGTCGGCGATGAACATGCCGAGATCCTGATAATAGGCCGTGCCGGCGACGGTCAGCGTGGCCTGGGAGTAGGGGAACTTGGGCAGCAGCGTGTTCTCCGTGCGGTTCGGCTGGCTGATTTGCGGGATGTCAATTTTGCGGCCCTCTTTGAAGTTGCGCATGGTGGTGACCACCCACGAGTAGATGTCGCCGCTGGCCATCTGGCTTTCCAACGCATCGAGCTTCTCCTGTTCGGTGTCGCGGTCCGCCTGGATCTGATCCTTGCGCGCCAGCATTTTTTGCATGTCGGCAAGCTGGTTCTTCAATTTCTCCGTGGTGTCGGATGCATGCCGTTTTGCATCGAGCTGGTAGGACAGGATGGCAAAGCCCCACGCCGCAGCCAGCATGACCGTGACGAGCCAGACCAGAATGACCTTGTTTCGCTTTTCCTTGGGCAGCTTGTTCATGGGTTAATCCTCAGGGGTGGCTTTTTTGGCAACGAGCTTCGCTTTCCCGGTGGAGGGCGCGTAACGGGTGGATGACGTAATCGGCAGGCGGACCTTTTCCGGCAACTGCGATTGCAGGGTGAACTGCACCACCGGCCGTCCGGTTTCCGGCCAGACCTGCGGGGGCGAAAGGCTGACCAGGCGCAGCTCGTTGTTCGTGCCGATCAAGCTGGACAAGTAATTGTTTTTGGCCAGCGCCTCCTTGAATTTGTTGACCTGATCGCCGGGGTTCGGACTGGCGTCGCGGGCCTCCAGCACAAGCGTGATGTTCTCGGCGGACGTGGCGGGCTTCAGCACCTTTTTGTCCGCTGACTTCGACTTCGACTCGTCGGTGACCGTGTAGTTGAACTCGGTGCGCAGGTGAATGAGCTGGACGTTGTCCACGTAAACTTTTTGCAGCGCGTTCAACAGGCTGCCTTCAGGGAACCGTTCCGAGGCGAGGATGTTCAGCCCCCGGACGTTGAGGTTGAGCTGCTGCAGCTTGTTGTAGTCTCCCATCACTTCGGCGTAGTCGTTGGTGATGGCCTGGATTTCCCGGGCGAAGCCCTTGGCCTTGGCGTCGGTGCGGATCACATCGGACTGAATGACCACCGAGGCGACGGCCATGAGCGCCACGCACAGGGCGCCAAAGATCATGGCGCGCTTGACGGGATCCTTGCGGCGCAATTCCTCCGCCGCCTGGGCTTCTGCAAGTAGATTGAGTCGTATAGGCATGGTTACAGGGCGGCCACGGCAGCGCCGATGGCCACGGTAAGTTGCGGGGCGACCGCATCCAGTTCAGCGGTTTGTTGCGGGGGCAGGGCGGGTTGCAGAAAAACGGTTGGATTCCAGGTTTTGCATTCTGCCATCAGCTCGACCTGCAGCAACTGGTTGATGAGTTCGGAGCCGGAGGAACCGCCCGAGACAAAAATCTGCGAGACGATCTTGTCCTGCTGGTGCTCGAAATAGTCAATGGATGCGCGCAGCTCGCGGCCCAGGGCCGTGACCATCGGCTCCAGATGCGGCTGGACCTCGGAAGCCATGCCGACCTTGATGCCCTCGGCCTCGGCGTAGCTGATGCCCATCGCTTCCGCCAGGCTGGCGGTCAATTTGTCGCCGCCGATGTTGACGACGCGGCTCAGGGCCAGATCGCCTTCCTGCAAAATGCTGATGGTGGTGTTTTTGAAGCCGACATCAATCAGCGCGACGTTTTCGCGAGCAAAAATTTCCGGCATGGCCAGCTCAAACGCATTGACCGGACCGACGATGGCCGGGGTGACGCTCTCCGCGCTCAGTCCGGCGCCTTTGATGGCCTCTTGAAGGTCGTCCATCAACTGGCGGCGTGCGCCGCCCACGAGCACGCGGTGTTTTTGCAGGCCGGTGGGCAGCTTTGCCTTGCCTTCGGCGCTGGGCGCCGTTGGCGCCTGTCTCAAAGGCGCAATGAAGCAATCGAAAACGTAGCCGGGCAGATCCTGCTGCAGGTAGTTCTTTGAATTCATCCTCAACACCTGCCGCATGTCGTCCACCGGCATGAGCGGCAGCTCGGCGTGGCGGACGACGGAATCATTCACCCCCAGCACGAGCGTCGTGGCCTTGGTGCGCGCGTTGAGCGCCTCCGCCACGGCCTTCAAATGTTCGCCCAGCATGTCGGCGGACAGGCTCTTCTCGTAAATGGGCGCGTCCAGCACTGCAAAGCCGGTGAGGATGAATTTGTCCCCCTTCTTTTGCAGGTG is part of the Verrucomicrobiia bacterium genome and encodes:
- the pilM gene encoding pilus assembly protein PilM, which gives rise to MALPFLNSSGPKKRDSIISVDLGGRTTKAIHLQKKGDKFILTGFAVLDAPIYEKSLSADMLGEHLKAVAEALNARTKATTLVLGVNDSVVRHAELPLMPVDDMRQVLRMNSKNYLQQDLPGYVFDCFIAPLRQAPTAPSAEGKAKLPTGLQKHRVLVGGARRQLMDDLQEAIKGAGLSAESVTPAIVGPVNAFELAMPEIFARENVALIDVGFKNTTISILQEGDLALSRVVNIGGDKLTASLAEAMGISYAEAEGIKVGMASEVQPHLEPMVTALGRELRASIDYFEHQQDKIVSQIFVSGGSSGSELINQLLQVELMAECKTWNPTVFLQPALPPQQTAELDAVAPQLTVAIGAAVAAL